The proteins below are encoded in one region of Brevundimonas fontaquae:
- the hemW gene encoding radical SAM family heme chaperone HemW — protein sequence MTDPLDPGSDVGLYVHWPYCARICPYCDFNVVRDRGRTEEQAGLVEAILADLCAQRDLTGPRRLASIFFGGGTPSLMAPDAVARIVAAARDLFPPAGDIEITLEANPTDAEAGRFAALADAGINRLSMGVQALDDAALRFLGRDHAAAEALRAVDLARRAFDRLSIDLIYARPDQRPEDWAAELTAALALGFEHVSPYQLTIEPTTAFGRAFARGTLTPPDEDRAASLYETTQDVLSAAGFEAYEVSNHARGPAARSSHNLHVWRGGDYLGVGPGAHGRLTLDGVRTATVAHRRIADYVAGVSGLTPWSERDAQTAADAAEERLLLALRTTEGAPVALLSALGLSAECAPVADLIADGFLMLKAERLIATERGRPVLDGVLKALLT from the coding sequence TTGACTGATCCGCTTGATCCGGGATCGGACGTCGGCCTCTACGTCCACTGGCCCTATTGCGCACGCATCTGCCCCTACTGCGACTTCAACGTCGTGCGCGATCGCGGGCGCACCGAGGAACAGGCCGGGCTGGTCGAGGCGATCCTGGCCGACCTGTGCGCCCAGAGAGATCTGACAGGCCCGCGACGGCTGGCCTCGATCTTCTTCGGAGGCGGCACGCCGTCGCTGATGGCGCCCGACGCCGTCGCGCGGATCGTGGCGGCGGCCCGCGACCTGTTCCCGCCCGCCGGCGACATCGAGATCACGCTGGAGGCCAATCCCACGGACGCCGAGGCCGGCCGGTTCGCCGCCCTGGCCGACGCCGGGATCAACCGCCTGTCGATGGGGGTTCAGGCGCTGGACGACGCCGCCCTGCGTTTTCTGGGTCGCGACCATGCGGCGGCCGAGGCCCTGCGCGCGGTCGATCTGGCCCGCCGCGCCTTCGACCGTCTGTCCATCGACCTGATTTACGCCCGCCCGGACCAGAGGCCTGAAGATTGGGCCGCCGAATTGACGGCGGCGCTGGCGCTCGGGTTCGAACACGTCTCGCCCTATCAGCTGACCATAGAGCCGACGACCGCCTTTGGTCGGGCCTTCGCACGCGGAACCCTGACCCCGCCGGACGAGGACCGGGCCGCATCTCTCTACGAAACCACCCAGGATGTCCTCTCGGCCGCCGGCTTCGAAGCCTATGAGGTCTCCAACCATGCGCGCGGTCCCGCCGCCCGGTCGTCGCACAATCTGCATGTCTGGCGCGGCGGCGACTATCTGGGTGTCGGCCCCGGCGCCCATGGCCGGCTGACGCTGGACGGCGTCAGGACCGCGACCGTCGCCCACCGCCGCATCGCCGACTATGTGGCGGGCGTCTCGGGCCTCACGCCTTGGTCCGAGCGCGACGCCCAGACTGCAGCCGACGCCGCCGAAGAACGGCTGCTGCTGGCCCTGCGCACCACCGAAGGCGCGCCTGTCGCCCTGCTGTCGGCGCTCGGCCTGTCGGCTGAATGCGCGCCGGTCGCGGACCTGATCGCCGACGGGTTCCTGATGCTGAAGGCCGAGCGACTGATCGCCACCGAGCGCGGCCGCCCGGTGCTGGATGGCGTGCTGAAGGCGCTGCTGACCTAG
- a CDS encoding GNAT family N-acetyltransferase: MSSRPRHTSGLIRRLAGLAFELTPQIFAVLAFGAGALMLASAVTPEFDGRLRQLTGVVSPILIDLSHFVGSIAGFLLLLLSAGLWRRRRGAYWAALLVLAAGAVFSVLKGLDWQQATDLLVVAALLAPCRTAFNRRSRLSEPLRPSWLLLLTAVVAAMLWLGFFAYRDVAYNDELWWRFLSDRQASGFLRAGLVLAILTLVVAGRSLLSSPGAHSHGPASKADIDRALQALRAANMATPEAWLAMLGDKALMFSPSGSSFLAYRVRGRRWIAMGEPAGLKSERLELLWSFTEMADSYGGAAVFYSVSEEVLGDLATMGLAVRKVGETAVIDAHRFSLEGKGKQNLRTAINRAEREGSSFDVLPPGSAAAIADELREISNAWLAMHEGSEKSFSLGRFDVDYLDLTPLAVVKEGGRIVAFANLLTSPDEAAVDLMRHRPDAPHGVMDYLFIRCAQWAKAEGLASFDLGMAPLAGLEDRRIAPVFARVGALVFEEGGALYGFQGLRSYKAKFGPDWRSRFIAAPVSTPLPLALLDVALLTSGGWLGMLGLKKA; the protein is encoded by the coding sequence TTGTCCAGCCGCCCCCGGCATACATCCGGTCTGATCCGCCGACTGGCGGGACTGGCCTTCGAGCTGACGCCTCAGATCTTTGCGGTGCTGGCCTTTGGCGCAGGCGCGCTGATGCTGGCCTCTGCGGTGACGCCAGAGTTCGACGGTCGACTGCGTCAGCTGACCGGCGTGGTGTCCCCGATCCTGATCGACCTGTCGCACTTTGTCGGCAGCATCGCCGGTTTCCTTCTTCTGCTGTTGTCGGCCGGTCTGTGGCGGCGTCGGCGCGGCGCCTATTGGGCGGCCCTGCTGGTCCTGGCGGCCGGGGCGGTGTTTTCGGTGCTGAAGGGTTTGGACTGGCAGCAGGCGACGGATCTTCTGGTCGTCGCCGCCCTGCTGGCGCCGTGCCGCACGGCTTTCAACCGGCGCTCGCGGCTCAGCGAGCCGCTGCGGCCCAGCTGGCTGTTGCTGCTGACGGCGGTCGTGGCGGCCATGCTGTGGCTGGGCTTCTTCGCCTATCGCGACGTGGCCTATAATGACGAGCTGTGGTGGCGCTTCCTCAGCGATCGTCAGGCGTCGGGTTTCCTGCGGGCCGGGCTGGTTCTGGCGATCCTGACGCTGGTCGTGGCCGGGCGCTCGCTGTTGAGTTCGCCGGGCGCCCACAGTCACGGCCCGGCCAGCAAGGCTGACATCGATCGCGCGCTCCAGGCCTTGCGGGCGGCGAATATGGCGACACCAGAGGCCTGGCTGGCCATGCTGGGCGACAAGGCGCTGATGTTCAGCCCGTCGGGTTCCAGCTTCCTGGCCTATCGCGTGCGAGGCCGGCGCTGGATCGCCATGGGCGAACCGGCAGGGCTCAAGAGCGAACGGCTGGAGTTGCTGTGGTCCTTCACCGAAATGGCCGACAGCTATGGCGGGGCGGCGGTCTTCTATTCGGTCAGCGAGGAGGTGCTGGGCGACCTGGCGACCATGGGGCTGGCGGTGCGAAAGGTCGGCGAAACGGCCGTGATCGACGCCCACCGGTTTTCTTTGGAGGGCAAGGGCAAGCAGAACCTGCGCACGGCCATCAATCGCGCCGAGCGTGAAGGCTCCTCGTTCGATGTTCTGCCGCCCGGTTCGGCCGCAGCGATCGCGGACGAGCTGCGCGAGATTTCCAACGCCTGGCTCGCCATGCACGAGGGCTCGGAGAAATCCTTCTCCTTGGGACGCTTCGACGTCGACTATCTGGACCTGACGCCGCTGGCGGTGGTCAAGGAGGGCGGTCGCATCGTCGCCTTCGCCAATCTGCTGACCTCGCCGGACGAGGCGGCGGTGGATCTGATGCGGCATCGGCCGGACGCGCCGCATGGGGTGATGGACTATCTGTTCATCCGCTGCGCCCAATGGGCCAAGGCGGAGGGGCTGGCCAGCTTCGACCTGGGCATGGCGCCGCTGGCGGGGCTGGAGGATCGTCGCATCGCGCCGGTCTTCGCTCGCGTCGGCGCCCTTGTGTTCGAAGAGGGCGGGGCGCTGTACGGCTTCCAGGGTCTGCGCAGCTACAAGGCCAAGTTCGGCCCGGACTGGCGCTCGCGCTTCATCGCCGCGCCGGTTTCGACGCCGCTGCCGCTGGCCCTGCTGGACGTCGCTTTGCTGACCAGCGGCGGCTGGCTGGGAATGCTGGGGCTGAAGAAGGCCTAG
- the rdgB gene encoding RdgB/HAM1 family non-canonical purine NTP pyrophosphatase: MNLKLIKGMRIVVATHNAGKVPEISALLGGNYELVTAGQLNLPEPDETESTFTGNAMLKARHAAELSGEVSLADDSGLSVAALDGAPGIFSARWAGPGKDFAVAMKKVEERLEEIGATDRTAWFTSALAVAWPDGPCVVVQGEVHGQLTFPPRGDRGFGYDPLFIPTGGDRTFGEMEPAAKDAISHRTVAFTKLRAALID, from the coding sequence ATGAATCTCAAGCTTATCAAAGGGATGCGGATCGTCGTGGCGACGCATAACGCCGGTAAGGTTCCAGAAATCTCGGCGCTGCTCGGCGGAAATTACGAACTCGTCACCGCCGGCCAGCTGAACCTGCCCGAACCCGACGAAACGGAGAGCACCTTCACCGGCAACGCCATGCTGAAGGCGCGCCACGCGGCGGAACTGTCGGGCGAGGTTTCGCTGGCCGACGATTCCGGCCTGTCGGTCGCGGCGCTGGATGGCGCGCCGGGCATCTTCTCTGCGCGCTGGGCCGGGCCGGGCAAGGATTTCGCCGTCGCCATGAAGAAGGTCGAGGAGCGGCTGGAAGAGATCGGCGCGACGGACCGCACCGCCTGGTTCACCTCGGCCCTGGCGGTCGCCTGGCCGGACGGCCCCTGCGTCGTGGTCCAGGGCGAGGTTCACGGCCAGCTGACCTTCCCCCCACGCGGGGATCGGGGGTTTGGTTACGACCCGCTTTTCATTCCGACTGGCGGCGACCGGACCTTTGGCGAGATGGAGCCGGCGGCCAAGGACGCCATCAGCCACCGCACCGTCGCCTTCACCAAGCTGAGAGCCGCCCTGATTGACTGA
- a CDS encoding TetR/AcrR family transcriptional regulator encodes MTDTVASLAVEPRLNRRQAAKIRTRQKVLDAARSLFAERGYEPATIRDIAKGAGMSTGAVFANFQDKAELFEAVLTEDMTRLAEVVEAAAPEGEPVRQRLVSALSAGYHSSLDQLPLFQAIVARSWFQPLAAEMRARAATKNLLLAISNILQDAVAKGELSKDADSRLLVELIWDAYLSNYRRAAYDEWDAQALSDHMGKQIDVILAGAIAAK; translated from the coding sequence ATGACAGATACCGTCGCCTCCCTCGCTGTCGAGCCCCGCTTGAACCGCCGCCAGGCCGCCAAGATTCGCACGCGACAAAAGGTTCTGGACGCCGCCCGCTCGCTCTTCGCCGAGCGCGGCTATGAGCCTGCCACGATCCGCGACATCGCCAAGGGCGCGGGCATGTCCACCGGCGCCGTCTTCGCCAACTTCCAGGACAAGGCCGAACTGTTCGAAGCGGTCCTGACCGAGGACATGACGCGTCTGGCCGAGGTGGTCGAGGCCGCGGCGCCCGAAGGCGAACCCGTCCGCCAGCGTCTCGTCAGCGCGCTGAGCGCCGGCTATCACTCGTCGCTGGACCAACTGCCGCTGTTCCAGGCCATCGTGGCGCGCTCGTGGTTCCAGCCCCTGGCCGCCGAAATGCGCGCCCGCGCCGCGACCAAGAACCTGCTGCTCGCCATCAGCAACATCCTTCAGGATGCGGTGGCCAAGGGCGAACTGTCCAAGGACGCCGACAGCCGTCTGCTGGTCGAGCTGATCTGGGACGCCTATCTGTCGAACTATCGCCGCGCCGCCTATGACGAGTGGGACGCGCAGGCCCTGTCGGACCATATGGGCAAGCAGATCGACGTGATCCTGGCCGGCGCCATCGCCGCCAAATAG
- a CDS encoding Smr/MutS family protein — MTPEDRRIWTRVAGSVVTPRTRKAARVTPGAETPPEIVVTPTERPRPLVKAAPKRTAVAPPAEKRPSPNKPKPAPEDLEPRRKQRLSRERDPIEARIDLHGFGRFEAEDQLRGFLTSCQMRGMRAVLVITGQGRMGGGVIRSAFAEWMHLPALRGVVSGFTIAHQKHGGNGAFYVTLKRRT, encoded by the coding sequence TTGACGCCCGAAGACCGTCGCATCTGGACCCGTGTGGCCGGATCAGTCGTGACGCCGAGGACGCGCAAGGCCGCCCGCGTCACGCCCGGCGCCGAAACGCCGCCCGAGATCGTGGTGACGCCGACCGAGCGTCCGCGTCCCCTGGTCAAGGCGGCTCCCAAACGCACCGCTGTCGCGCCGCCGGCGGAAAAGCGACCTTCGCCGAACAAACCCAAGCCCGCGCCAGAGGATTTGGAGCCGCGCCGCAAGCAGCGGCTGTCGCGCGAACGCGACCCCATCGAGGCGCGCATCGACCTGCATGGCTTCGGCCGGTTCGAGGCCGAGGATCAGCTTCGAGGATTCCTGACATCCTGCCAGATGCGCGGAATGCGGGCGGTGCTGGTCATCACCGGTCAGGGGCGGATGGGCGGCGGGGTAATCCGTTCGGCCTTTGCGGAATGGATGCATTTGCCCGCACTGCGCGGCGTGGTGTCAGGCTTCACCATCGCCCACCAGAAGCACGGCGGAAACGGCGCCTTCTACGTCACCCTGAAACGCCGGACCTGA
- a CDS encoding cation:proton antiporter domain-containing protein yields MHGQGGDYKDLVVFLAAAGVIVPLVNRLKVSPVLGFLAAGVLLGPDGLGRFAQSLPWLSWLTIGDPGQLAQLSELGVAFLLFMIGLELSWERLRAMRRLVFGLGLMQVVVCTAVLAGGFMLMGQPLASAVVLGMGLALSSTAVVMPVLAERGRLKGTVGRSTFAILLAQDLSVAPILITVTVLAALAQQGGALDPAILGRALFTLVPAAIGLGLMVLLGRVVLRPMFRSVAKARKADQGGELFVAASLLVVVGAGLAAQASGLSMSIGALLAGVLLAETEFRREVEVSIEPFKGLLLGVFFVGVGLGLDLDAIAADPVGVFGLALALTVLKTGVIFSLARFWDLGARPALETALVLAPAGEFAFVVFATGLVEGLAPPQLTNTVALSATVSIFSIPLLALLGQKLARKSSAVGQPVELPKLEAADGAVIIVGFGRVGRLIGEMLKAHDQPFIALDTDAGAVAKGRRDGFDVFYGDAGRREMLQHCGVQSTRALIVTMDAPTKVDEVVTTARSMRDDLILIARARDDQHAIRLYGLGVTDAVPETTEASLQLAENTLVDLGVPMGLVLASVHERRDQFRKAFQSAIPIERRNRPSRALRRTLRPARVDPAPE; encoded by the coding sequence ATGCACGGTCAGGGCGGCGACTATAAGGATCTGGTGGTCTTTCTGGCGGCCGCCGGCGTCATCGTGCCCCTGGTCAATCGGCTGAAGGTCAGCCCCGTCCTGGGCTTCCTCGCTGCGGGCGTTTTGCTGGGGCCGGACGGCCTGGGCCGGTTCGCGCAAAGCCTGCCCTGGCTGTCGTGGCTGACCATCGGCGATCCGGGCCAGCTGGCGCAGCTTTCGGAACTGGGCGTCGCCTTCCTGTTGTTCATGATCGGTCTGGAGCTGTCGTGGGAGCGGCTGCGCGCCATGCGCCGGCTCGTGTTCGGCCTGGGACTGATGCAGGTCGTCGTCTGCACCGCCGTGCTGGCGGGCGGCTTCATGCTGATGGGCCAGCCCTTGGCCAGCGCCGTGGTGCTGGGCATGGGCCTTGCCCTGTCCTCGACGGCCGTGGTCATGCCCGTGCTGGCCGAGCGGGGGCGGCTGAAGGGGACGGTCGGCCGTTCCACCTTCGCCATTCTGCTGGCCCAGGATTTGTCGGTGGCCCCGATCCTGATCACCGTCACCGTCCTGGCGGCCCTGGCCCAGCAGGGCGGCGCGCTGGATCCGGCCATTTTGGGGCGCGCCCTGTTCACCCTGGTTCCGGCCGCCATCGGCCTGGGTCTTATGGTGCTGCTGGGTCGGGTCGTGCTGCGGCCGATGTTCCGCTCGGTGGCCAAGGCGCGCAAGGCCGACCAAGGCGGCGAACTGTTCGTCGCCGCCTCGCTGCTGGTGGTGGTCGGCGCAGGTCTCGCCGCCCAGGCCAGCGGCCTGTCGATGAGCATCGGCGCGCTCCTGGCCGGCGTGCTGCTGGCCGAGACCGAGTTCCGGCGCGAGGTCGAGGTCTCCATCGAACCGTTCAAGGGGCTTCTGCTGGGCGTCTTCTTCGTCGGCGTCGGCCTGGGTCTGGACCTGGACGCCATCGCCGCCGATCCGGTCGGCGTCTTCGGCCTGGCCCTGGCCCTCACGGTCCTGAAGACCGGCGTCATTTTCAGCCTGGCGCGTTTCTGGGACCTGGGCGCCCGCCCGGCGCTGGAGACGGCGCTCGTTCTGGCGCCGGCGGGCGAGTTCGCCTTCGTGGTCTTCGCCACCGGCCTGGTCGAAGGCCTCGCGCCGCCGCAGCTGACCAACACCGTGGCCCTGTCGGCGACCGTCAGCATCTTTTCGATCCCCCTGCTCGCCCTGCTGGGTCAGAAGCTGGCGCGCAAGTCGTCCGCCGTAGGCCAGCCTGTCGAGCTTCCAAAGCTGGAGGCGGCCGACGGCGCGGTCATCATCGTCGGCTTCGGGCGCGTCGGCCGGTTGATCGGGGAAATGCTGAAGGCGCACGATCAGCCCTTCATCGCCCTGGACACCGATGCGGGCGCCGTCGCTAAGGGCCGACGTGACGGATTCGATGTCTTCTATGGCGATGCGGGGCGGCGCGAAATGCTCCAGCATTGCGGCGTCCAGTCCACCCGCGCCCTGATCGTCACCATGGACGCGCCGACCAAGGTGGACGAAGTCGTCACGACGGCGCGGTCGATGCGCGACGACCTGATCCTGATCGCCCGCGCTCGCGACGACCAGCACGCCATTCGGCTTTATGGACTGGGCGTCACCGACGCCGTGCCGGAGACGACCGAGGCCAGTCTGCAACTCGCGGAAAACACCCTCGTCGATCTGGGTGTGCCCATGGGCCTTGTGCTCGCCTCGGTCCACGAACGTCGCGATCAGTTTCGCAAGGCGTTCCAGTCAGCCATCCCGATCGAGCGTCGCAATCGCCCCAGCCGCGCGCTGCGCCGCACGCTGCGCCCGGCCCGCGTCGACCCCGCGCCGGAGTAA
- a CDS encoding DUF2975 domain-containing protein: protein MRLPLPPNPLKRGEASVPNWLGAPIKALGPGSVSSVLKVVLDVAYILLWLITGVLLLLVIAAIFIPLDNVNITVSGDSGGKQLPLTRTLLLFGLGAATAYFGGFMLILRSLRRIIRTLTMGDPFQPDNVRRLRQIGLTLAVVTGGVWVAQGFVAKRLAPGVMDPQGFGELLTPIFSVLIVFVLAEVFREGARLRRESELTI from the coding sequence ATGCGCCTGCCCCTGCCGCCAAATCCGCTGAAGCGAGGCGAGGCAAGCGTTCCGAACTGGCTGGGCGCGCCGATCAAGGCGCTCGGCCCGGGTTCGGTGTCCAGCGTGCTGAAGGTGGTGCTGGACGTCGCCTATATCCTTCTCTGGCTGATAACCGGTGTCCTGCTGCTGCTGGTCATCGCCGCGATCTTCATTCCCCTGGACAATGTGAACATCACCGTCAGCGGGGATTCCGGCGGCAAGCAACTGCCGCTGACGCGCACCCTGCTGCTGTTCGGTTTGGGCGCCGCGACCGCCTATTTCGGCGGGTTCATGCTGATCCTGCGCAGCCTGCGCCGCATCATCCGCACCCTGACCATGGGCGACCCGTTCCAGCCCGATAACGTCCGTCGCCTGCGCCAGATCGGCCTGACCCTGGCGGTCGTGACCGGCGGCGTCTGGGTGGCCCAAGGCTTCGTCGCCAAGCGGCTGGCGCCCGGCGTCATGGATCCGCAGGGCTTCGGCGAACTGCTGACCCCCATCTTTTCCGTGCTTATCGTCTTCGTGCTGGCGGAGGTGTTCCGCGAGGGCGCGCGCCTGCGTCGCGAATCCGAACTGACGATCTGA
- a CDS encoding M13 family metallopeptidase: protein MKRLLIGAAVGALLLPANTVLAQDIGHDHACIDDACTTVSLFSGEETAAGWQGTEAPRYGTWGFDMAGRDTAVKPGDDFFQYANGKALEKLVIPSDRTSYGSFALLRELSDNRMKELVLGLADRTDLAPGSDEAKVADAYRSYIDEARIEQLDAQPLQPYLAAIRAADSHDKMAVYMGQTVGRFGSSFFGTGITIDAKQPTRYVVSTGQSGIGLPNRDYYLDARYADKKHLYTTYVGQILAMAGWDKPFTTAAEIVELETKIAEAHWTPVENRNRDRTYNEFTIAKLAEDAPGFAWQAYYDAAKLGGVPRLIVRQDTAMPKIASIYAKTPVELLQAWQAFHTADDMAPLLSKRFSDAQWAFRSRDLSGQPEQRTREKRAISFAEGSLGEATGRLYVAQYFPAESKAKMEELVANLRTALSHRIDNLTWMGTETKAAAQEKLRKFTVKIGYPDKWRDYSGLDIRANDLVGNAERRGLFEWNYDLARLDEPVDKSEWGMTPQTVNAYYNSANNEIVFPAAILQPPFFDPNGDAAVNYGGIGGVIGHEIGHGFDDQGSKSDGDGVLRNWWTPEDKANFEALTARLGAQYATYEPIAGYHINPGLTMGENIGDASGVAVGLEAYHLSLNGQPAPVIDGTTGDQRFFYGWAQVWQSKYRDEALKQQVATDPHSAAQFRVIGPLRNVDAWYDAFDVQPGTKYYLTPEERVRLW from the coding sequence ATGAAACGTCTGCTTATCGGGGCCGCCGTCGGCGCCCTTCTTCTGCCCGCCAACACGGTTCTGGCTCAGGATATCGGTCACGACCACGCCTGCATCGACGACGCCTGCACCACCGTTTCGCTGTTCTCGGGCGAAGAGACGGCGGCGGGTTGGCAGGGGACCGAGGCGCCCCGCTACGGGACCTGGGGCTTCGACATGGCCGGCCGCGACACTGCGGTGAAGCCGGGCGACGACTTCTTCCAATACGCCAACGGAAAGGCGTTGGAAAAGCTGGTCATTCCGTCGGACCGCACCAGCTACGGCTCCTTCGCCCTGCTGCGCGAACTGTCGGACAACCGCATGAAGGAACTGGTGCTGGGCCTGGCCGACCGCACCGATCTGGCGCCTGGATCGGACGAGGCCAAGGTCGCCGACGCCTATCGCTCCTACATCGACGAGGCGCGCATCGAGCAGTTGGACGCCCAGCCGCTGCAACCCTATCTGGCCGCGATCCGCGCCGCCGACAGCCATGACAAGATGGCCGTCTATATGGGCCAGACGGTCGGCCGCTTCGGCTCGTCCTTCTTCGGCACCGGCATCACCATCGATGCGAAACAGCCCACTCGCTACGTCGTCTCGACGGGCCAGTCGGGCATCGGCCTTCCGAACCGCGACTACTATCTGGACGCCCGCTACGCGGACAAGAAGCACCTTTACACGACTTATGTCGGTCAAATCCTGGCTATGGCGGGGTGGGATAAGCCGTTCACCACGGCCGCCGAGATCGTCGAACTCGAAACCAAGATCGCTGAAGCCCACTGGACGCCGGTCGAGAACCGCAACCGCGACCGGACCTACAACGAGTTCACCATCGCTAAACTGGCTGAGGACGCGCCGGGCTTCGCCTGGCAGGCCTATTACGACGCCGCCAAGCTGGGCGGCGTGCCGCGCCTGATCGTGCGTCAGGACACGGCCATGCCCAAGATCGCGTCCATCTACGCCAAGACGCCGGTCGAGCTGTTGCAGGCCTGGCAGGCCTTCCACACGGCCGACGACATGGCACCCCTGCTGTCCAAGCGCTTCTCCGACGCCCAGTGGGCGTTCCGTTCACGCGACCTGTCGGGTCAGCCTGAGCAGAGGACTCGTGAAAAGCGCGCGATCTCCTTCGCCGAAGGATCGCTGGGCGAGGCCACGGGCCGGCTCTACGTCGCCCAGTATTTCCCGGCCGAATCTAAGGCCAAGATGGAAGAGTTGGTCGCCAATCTGCGCACCGCCCTGTCGCACCGGATCGACAACCTGACCTGGATGGGGACCGAGACCAAGGCGGCGGCGCAGGAGAAGCTGCGCAAGTTCACCGTCAAGATCGGCTATCCCGACAAGTGGCGCGACTACTCCGGTCTGGACATTCGCGCGAACGACCTGGTCGGCAACGCGGAACGCCGCGGCCTGTTCGAGTGGAACTATGATCTGGCCCGCCTCGATGAGCCGGTCGACAAGTCGGAGTGGGGCATGACCCCGCAGACGGTCAACGCCTACTACAACTCGGCTAACAACGAGATCGTCTTCCCGGCCGCGATCCTGCAGCCGCCCTTCTTCGATCCGAATGGCGATGCGGCGGTCAACTATGGCGGCATCGGCGGCGTGATCGGGCACGAGATCGGCCACGGCTTCGACGACCAGGGCTCCAAGTCCGATGGCGACGGCGTGCTGCGCAACTGGTGGACGCCGGAAGACAAGGCCAACTTCGAGGCCCTGACGGCGCGTCTGGGCGCGCAATATGCGACCTACGAGCCGATCGCGGGCTATCACATCAACCCTGGCCTGACGATGGGCGAGAACATCGGCGACGCGTCTGGCGTGGCCGTCGGTCTTGAGGCCTATCACCTGTCGCTGAACGGCCAGCCGGCGCCCGTGATCGACGGAACGACCGGCGACCAGCGCTTCTTCTATGGCTGGGCTCAGGTCTGGCAGTCGAAGTACCGCGACGAGGCGCTGAAGCAGCAGGTCGCCACCGACCCGCACTCGGCCGCCCAGTTCCGCGTCATCGGCCCGCTGCGCAACGTCGACGCCTGGTACGACGCCTTCGACGTTCAGCCGGGCACGAAATACTATCTGACGCCCGAGGAACGCGTTCGTCTCTGGTAA
- a CDS encoding helix-turn-helix domain-containing protein: MAIRVQLDRVLVERRMSLTELADRVGVTVANLSILKTGKARAVRFSTLDALCRELDCQPGDLLAHEPGPGDTIEDDGEA; encoded by the coding sequence ATGGCCATCCGCGTCCAGCTTGACCGCGTCCTCGTGGAACGCCGCATGTCGTTGACCGAACTCGCCGATCGGGTCGGGGTGACGGTAGCGAATCTGTCGATCCTGAAGACGGGCAAGGCCCGCGCGGTGCGGTTCTCGACCCTGGACGCCTTGTGCCGCGAACTGGACTGCCAGCCCGGTGACTTGCTGGCGCACGAGCCTGGTCCCGGCGACACGATCGAGGACGACGGCGAGGCATGA